AACGCTTCCGGGTTCATGAAAACCGCTATAGTAATATTTTGCAACTTTAAAAAATCCCATTTTTATATCTAAAGCAGGACCAACCCATTCGGTAGCGTCTATAGTACCTCTTTCCAGAGCGGTATAGATCTCTCCGGCAGGCAAAAGTATTGGATTAACTCCAAGTTTTGCCATAACCTCTCCGCCAAGACCCGGAATTCTCATCTTTAGACCTTTGAGGTCTGAGAGAGTTTTTATCTCTTTTCTAAACCATCCTCCCATTTGAACGTCTGTATTTCCTCCAAGCATCGGATAGAGATCATATTTTTTATATATCTCTCTCCAGATATCCAATCCTCCTCCAAACATCATCCATGCGCCCATCTCGTTTGCCGTAAATCCAAAAGGAAATCCTCCAAAAAGACTAAAAGCGGCATTTTTACCTTTCCAGTAGTAAGGACCTGAATGAAAAGCGTCTATCTGACCGCTGCTACATGCATCAAAAACTAGGAGTGCTGGAATGAGAATGTTTTTTGGGAAAACTTTTATCTCTATTTCTCCGTTACTTGCCTCGTTGACTCTTTTTGCAAATCTCTCTACGCCTTCTCCCATTATAGGAAAATTTGCCGGCCAGCTGGTACAGAGTTTAATCTCAATTTTTTTCTTTTTATTTATATTTATGGAAGAGTAGTTTTTCTCTTCTCTTTTACACCCCGAAATAAAAGAAGCCGTAGCTATAGCGGTAGTAGCGATAAAGGTTCTTCTTTTCATTTCAAATCCTTTTAATTTTCCATAACCTTCTATCTATTTAATACAGCGCGGCAATTACGGCAAAACAGATAAATAGCATTAGATGTGATATTCCCTCTATATAGTTGGTTTCACCATTATCGGTTGTTTTCCAAGCAAGAATTACCGTAAAAATCAAAGCACCAATCTGTAAAGAGTTAAAATCTAAAGTAAAATGAATACCGTTCATATAAGAAAGAGCCATCAATATAGGAACAGTCAACAAAATAGAAACCGTTGATGCTCCCATCGCTATGTTGATAACTCTTTGAATCTGATCATTTTTAGCAGCTTTTACGGCAGTGAAAATTTCTGGAGTAACGCTTATGATAGCTATGATTAAACCGGCTAAACCTGTAGATATACCAAGTTCTTTAAAAACCGGCATACCGTCGCTAGCAAAAATCTCTGCTATAAATCCAACCATCAGTATAAGAGCAAAAATAACTATAAAATTTATAAAGTTAGAGAATTTATCGAATATATAATTTTCCTCTTCTTCCTCTTCGTTGATTTTTCTTTTCATTCTCATAATCCTGCTTCTTGCAGTAGATTTAAAAAAATGAGAATGGGTTTTTGTCTGGAATATATATATAAAAATATAATATATTGCTAACATTATCGATATTATTATACTCGCTTCTGTAAGTTTTTTTTCCGCTTCGTTGGAAAACTGTAATACACTTGGAACTAAAAGTGCTAGTGCAGAAACAAATAAAATTGTAGTATAGGTACTCGACGTATCTTCATTGTGTTCTTGCTCTTTAAAAGCCAGACCTCCTACGAATACGGCAAGTCCTAAAAGTACGTTCATATCGACTATTACAGCAGAGATTATACCGCTTTTTACTGTTTCAAGCGTTTCAGGATCAGCATGTTCACCACTGCTTAGTATCATAAAAAGTAAAAGTATCTCAACCGCAACCGCACTAAAAGTCAAAACGAAACTACCGTAAGGCTCGCCTAATCTTTCGGCTAAGATTTCGGCAATCTCCGAAATTGTTACGGATAGTGCGCCTATTGAAATCGCTGCTAATATAGTGCTTACTAAAGGAAGGCCGTTTTTGTGAGCCAAAAAAGCTAATATACCAAAAAAAATACCTACGAAGATATCCCAATATGCGGAGAAAAACTCCATAAAACTCGACGAAGGTTTGTCAGAAGATTCCAATTTATAATACTCCTTAAAAAAGTGATTTGTATGTTTTTTTGATCTCTAAATCTTCAAGTTTTAGATCTTTCTTTGCTATAAGAGCAAAATTAAAATGTTCATTGTACAAAATTTCCTTTATTTTATCAAATCTTTTTTCAAATATAAACCCTTTTGTTTTTTTATCGCTTATATAAATTTTTTTAGCCCATTTAGCGTCGCTTTCCAAAAAACTCCTCTCTTTTTCCAAAAGTGTATAATCATTTTCGATTATTATTACTTTATCACTCTTTCCAAACTCTTTTAAAGAGAATCTATTATCTATAAAATAAGGCTTGAAATGGTCTAATTTTTCTATATTTTTTAAGTTAAATTCAACAAAGCGCTCTTCTAAAAGATTTAAAACTCTATTGAACTCTTCTATAAAAATAGGACTTATATAAACTCTTTCATAAAAAATATTGTCGTAAATAAAAGATGTTTCGAAAATATACGTTTTTATAATATTTACTTTTTTTGAGATTTTTGGCGTATTATAATCGAGCGATAACCTTTTTAAACTATCTGTATCGCTGATCAATATCAGTTTTACATCTTTTTTAAAAAAGTCGATTAAAGCTTTTATAAAATCTTTTTTTATAAAAAGTATATCTTTATCATTACTAAGCTCTTTTGCGATATTGTATTCAACAGAAGATAGTTTAAATATAGGTATCGATTTTTGTATGAGAAAAAATCTAAGAAGTTTTAATGCGGCAATTTCTATGTTTTCTACTTTTATCCAAGCGATTTCCGAGTCTGTTATCTGCGTCCAACCTTCAAATAAAACGGCATACGCTCCGTTTTGAACTGCTTGGTTTATATCCTTTTTATTTTTTGCGAAAAAAAGTTCCCCTCTTTTTATACTGTTTGAATCAAAAGAGAAACCTTTTATTTCCGATACGCAAGGAGAGCTTTTAAGCTCCCCGCCAATAAGATAAACAAGGTTTTCTATTCTCATTTAACAGGGGTGCCGGGTTTTTTTCGCTTCATAGGTGTTATTAAAGTGAGTCCATCCTCATCTTTTGCGGCCAAAATCATACCTTCGCTTAAAATATCCATCAATTTTGCGGGTTTTAAGTTGGCAACTACACAAACCTGTTTTTCAATCAACTCGTCAGGTGTAAAGTACTCTTTTATACCTGCAACTATCTGTCTTGGCCTATCTTCACCTAGATCTACTTTGAGTTTTAAAAGTTTTTTGCTTTTTGGAACCTCTTCGACCTCTTTTATTACCCCAACTTTTATAGATACTTTAAAAAAATCCTCTATAGTAATGATGCCTTCTATTTTTTTCTCTTTGTTATCTTTTTTCTCTTCTTTCTTTTTCTGCTCCTGCGGTTTTGATTCTTGCATCAAAGGTTCTTCTATTTTAGGAAACAGAGGAAGAATTTTTTTAATAATAGTCTCTTCTAAAAGCTGACAATTTGTGATAAATTTATCAAAATTCTCTTTTGTAATTTCAAATCCCAAAGCATCCGCAAGTTTAGAAGTAGTTTTAGGCATAACAGGATGTAAAAGCAGGGCGGTTTTTGTCAATATATTGGCTACTAGCGCTATGGTGGCCATAGCTTCGTCGTTCCTACCTTCTTTCATCTTACTCCAAGGAGCGTAGGTATCGATAGATTTATTGGCGATAGATAGGATTTTCCATAGCTCTTCAAGATATTTGTTCCATTTCATCTCTTTTACATATTTCTCTAAAGAGAGCGTGATCTCTTCAACCTCTTTTAATTCTTTTTCATGAAATTTTTTAACATTTTCGCTCTTTATTTTAAAATCGAAATATTTTCCGCTCATTCCAATAATTCTGTTTAGAAGATTGCCAAGATCGTTGCTTAAATCGCTATTTATTCTATCTATCAGAGCTTTTTGGCTAAAATCACCATCTTGACCAAAAGGAACTTCTCTTAGAAGAAAATATCTGAAATTTTCCAGTCCATACGCATCTGCAACGGTTTTTGGATCAACTACATTTCCTTTAGATTTGCTCATCTTTTCACCGTTTCTTGTCCACCAACCGTGAGCGGCTATGTGACACGGTAGTTCTAGTCCTAAACTCATTAAAAAGGCCGGCCAATATACTGCATGAAATCTGAGTATATCTTTTCCTACAAGATGATAGTTTGCAGGCCAATAATGCATAAGTTTTTCATCTGTTCCGAATCCCAAAGCTGTTATGTAGTTTAATAGGGCGTCAAGCCATACATACATAACATGTTTTGGATCGTTGATTGAAGAGGGTAGTTTAACGCCCCAATCAAAACTGGTTCTTGTGATGGAAAGATCGTTAAGTCCATCTTCTACAAATCTAATAACCTCATTTTTTTTAGACTTAGGTAAAATAGAGTCATCTACCTCTTTATACCATTTTAGCAGATCTTCTTGATATTTTGAGAGTCTAAAAAAGTAGCTCTCCTCTTTAACAATAGTTGTAACTTTTCCACAGTCAGGACAAAATTCACCTTCAATTAGTTGAGTTTCGGGAAAGAAGGCTTCGCAACTAATGCAGTAGTGTCCTTCATACTCCCCTTTGTATATATCACCTTTTTCGTACATAATTTCAAATGCTTTTTGAACACCTTTTATATGCTCTGAATCTGTCGTTCTTATAAATCTGTCGTAACTAATCTCAAATTGATCCCATAAATCTTTAAACTTTTTACTTATCTCATCAGCGTACTCTTTTGGAGATTTTCTTTTGGATTTTGCTGATTGCTCTATCTTTTGTCCATGCTCGTCAGTACCCGTCAAAAAAAACGTATCATAACCTCTTAGTCTAAAATATCTTGCTGCACTGTCTGCAATAATGGTAGTATATGCATGTCCGATATGCGGTACGTCGTTAACATAATAAATAGGTGTAGTTATGTACATCTTTTTACCCATAAAAATCCTTTCTTGCCTCTTTTAAAAATCTTCGATTAGAATATAAATATTTTAAACTAAAACTCAAACCCTCCGCCTTCACCTTTATTCATACTCTCATATACGGCGTTTACATATTCGTTTCTTGTTTTACAGCCTATTATTTCATTGCATTTTAAACAGCTATCAATACTTTTTTCTTGCTGACATTTTTTTAAAATTTCTAGTTTTTCTAACAAGGCTTTTTTAAATTTATCTATCTGAGTCTCTTTAGTCAATTTTTAACCTTTTATATCATAATACTCTTTTACTCTATCTATCTCATATTTTGAGCCGAAAAAACATGGAGTAGTATCGTGAACGTTATCTATTTTGAGGTTGAGAAGTCTCTCTCCTTTTTCGTTTATTGCAAATCCACCGGCTTTTTCAAATATATTTGCAAAAGGTAATACCTCAAAAACTTTTCTTAGTTTTCCATTTGGCTTATCTTTTGTTCCGGGATAACTAAAAAGTCCTCCACCCTTTACTAAAACCTGATGAAGGTCCGGTACCATTCCTCCAGAATATCTAAGCCTATAACCCTCTTTGAAAAGAGAGTCTATCATAGATTTATGATAGTCGTACCACTCTTTTTGAGTACCTCCGGGTGCATTTATTTTACCTTTGTTAGCTAGCCTAATCTCTTCCATAAAATGAAACTCTCCATCTCTTAGAATAAATCTTTCAACTTTTACTGTGGCTATGACAAGCTCTACTCTCGGACCGTAAACAATATATGCAGAAGCTACCAAATCTTTTCCGTTAAAACCGTTTTCATAAATACCAAATATGGAACCAACACTTAGATTTACGTCAATAAGACTACTTCCATCTAAAGGATCATAGCCTATAAGATATTTTCCGTTTTCATTTATAAGAAGTGGCTCGGTTTTCTCTTCACTTGCCAAAATTTTAACGGAGTTAATTTTTGATAACTCTTCTTCTATTACTTCGTCACTTTTAACATCTAGTTTTAGTTGTTTTTCACCAGAACAATTTTCACCTTCACAGTAACCGAGTTCTTCAAAATTTATCGCTTCGTGAACTCTTTTTGCACCTCTTTTTATCGCTTCAAAAATCTCATGCATAGCTACACCTCTTTTGCGTTTTTAAATATCCAATCTATAATCGAATCAATATCGTTAAGATCCAAAATATCTATATTTTTAGGAATACTCTTTTTATCAATGTTATTGTCTATTGCAACCGCTTTTATGAAACCAAAATAGCTTTCGTCTATTTTTTCTCTAAATATAGCAATTCTAGGCAAAGGGAGAGTTTTTAACCCCTCTACTATCATTATTTCAAAATCATTTACCATATTTATAATATCTTCCAACTCTTTTTTTCTATGGGAAAAATAGGTAGTTCTTGTAGGTGAAGTTACTACAACTTCCGCCCCGGTTTTATAAA
This Nitrosophilus labii DNA region includes the following protein-coding sequences:
- a CDS encoding TRAP transporter substrate-binding protein: MKRRTFIATTAIATASFISGCKREEKNYSSININKKKKIEIKLCTSWPANFPIMGEGVERFAKRVNEASNGEIEIKVFPKNILIPALLVFDACSSGQIDAFHSGPYYWKGKNAAFSLFGGFPFGFTANEMGAWMMFGGGLDIWREIYKKYDLYPMLGGNTDVQMGGWFRKEIKTLSDLKGLKMRIPGLGGEVMAKLGVNPILLPAGEIYTALERGTIDATEWVGPALDIKMGFFKVAKYYYSGFHEPGSVLELTFNKKVWDNLGNEHKKLIESCANELNSTMVFEFQAQNAKALKELKSRGVILKKWPKEIVDAAKNALFEVIKEQSKKSDDFKKVWDIIEPFWLENREWSNLGLKKYLQMRG
- a CDS encoding calcium:proton antiporter; this encodes MESSDKPSSSFMEFFSAYWDIFVGIFFGILAFLAHKNGLPLVSTILAAISIGALSVTISEIAEILAERLGEPYGSFVLTFSAVAVEILLLFMILSSGEHADPETLETVKSGIISAVIVDMNVLLGLAVFVGGLAFKEQEHNEDTSSTYTTILFVSALALLVPSVLQFSNEAEKKLTEASIIISIMLAIYYIFIYIFQTKTHSHFFKSTARSRIMRMKRKINEEEEEENYIFDKFSNFINFIVIFALILMVGFIAEIFASDGMPVFKELGISTGLAGLIIAIISVTPEIFTAVKAAKNDQIQRVINIAMGASTVSILLTVPILMALSYMNGIHFTLDFNSLQIGALIFTVILAWKTTDNGETNYIEGISHLMLFICFAVIAALY
- the metG gene encoding methionine--tRNA ligase, with amino-acid sequence MGKKMYITTPIYYVNDVPHIGHAYTTIIADSAARYFRLRGYDTFFLTGTDEHGQKIEQSAKSKRKSPKEYADEISKKFKDLWDQFEISYDRFIRTTDSEHIKGVQKAFEIMYEKGDIYKGEYEGHYCISCEAFFPETQLIEGEFCPDCGKVTTIVKEESYFFRLSKYQEDLLKWYKEVDDSILPKSKKNEVIRFVEDGLNDLSITRTSFDWGVKLPSSINDPKHVMYVWLDALLNYITALGFGTDEKLMHYWPANYHLVGKDILRFHAVYWPAFLMSLGLELPCHIAAHGWWTRNGEKMSKSKGNVVDPKTVADAYGLENFRYFLLREVPFGQDGDFSQKALIDRINSDLSNDLGNLLNRIIGMSGKYFDFKIKSENVKKFHEKELKEVEEITLSLEKYVKEMKWNKYLEELWKILSIANKSIDTYAPWSKMKEGRNDEAMATIALVANILTKTALLLHPVMPKTTSKLADALGFEITKENFDKFITNCQLLEETIIKKILPLFPKIEEPLMQESKPQEQKKKEEKKDNKEKKIEGIITIEDFFKVSIKVGVIKEVEEVPKSKKLLKLKVDLGEDRPRQIVAGIKEYFTPDELIEKQVCVVANLKPAKLMDILSEGMILAAKDEDGLTLITPMKRKKPGTPVK
- a CDS encoding class 1 fructose-bisphosphatase; translated protein: MHEIFEAIKRGAKRVHEAINFEELGYCEGENCSGEKQLKLDVKSDEVIEEELSKINSVKILASEEKTEPLLINENGKYLIGYDPLDGSSLIDVNLSVGSIFGIYENGFNGKDLVASAYIVYGPRVELVIATVKVERFILRDGEFHFMEEIRLANKGKINAPGGTQKEWYDYHKSMIDSLFKEGYRLRYSGGMVPDLHQVLVKGGGLFSYPGTKDKPNGKLRKVFEVLPFANIFEKAGGFAINEKGERLLNLKIDNVHDTTPCFFGSKYEIDRVKEYYDIKG
- the mobB gene encoding molybdopterin-guanine dinucleotide biosynthesis protein B, translated to MRIAVAFTGPSNSGKTTAIEKIAKKLINKYKIVIVKNDPKDKAKFDIEGKDSYKFYKTGAEVVVTSPTRTTYFSHRKKELEDIINMVNDFEIMIVEGLKTLPLPRIAIFREKIDESYFGFIKAVAIDNNIDKKSIPKNIDILDLNDIDSIIDWIFKNAKEV